The genomic region CACGTAGCCGGCGAAGCTCCCCACGAAGAGCACGAACACCGTGACCGAGCTGGCGATAAAGAGGCTGTTGAAGATGAACCGATGGAGCGGGATCACCTGGAAGATCTCGACGAACGAGGACGGGTCGAACCCCGCCGGCAACAGCCCGGCCTCAGTCGTCCTGCCGTTCGGCGTGAGCGCCACGACGATCATGTAGTAGAACGGGAACAGGGCGATCAAAAGAACGATCGCCGTCGCGACCCGGAACAGGTTCCTGTAGAACGATTCGGACTCGGTGAGGCTGTAGGACACCCACCGCTGGGCGAGCGATCCGTCGTCGGAGGATTGGGATTTCGTTGCCATGTTAGAGACCACCCGCGTTCGACCGGCTGAACTTGACGAGGTAGAGCATCGAGACGAGCCCGATCAGCGCCGCCGTAATCGCCGCCAGCGCGGATGCGGTGCCGTACAGGCTGCCGTTGAACGTCCCGACGACCGCACAGGTCAGCGACGGGACGGTGCTGCAGTTGCTGATGGCGTCGATCTGACCGTACACTCGCATCGATCCGATCGACGACAGCAGCATCGCGACGAGCAACAGCGGCATCACCTGCGGCAGCGTGATGAGGCGGAACTGCTCCCAGCGCGACGCGCCGGCGACGTCGCCGACGTCGTAGAGCCGCTGATCGATGCTCTGTAGCCCCGAGAGCACGATCAGCGCGACGAACGCCGAGCGCTTCCAGATCGCCGAAAGCGCGACGACGCCCATCGCCGGCGCGCTGTTGTTGAGCGGACGCGTTCCGATCAGCCCGAGGTCGTTGAAGATCTGCGTTCCGAGCCCCGCATCGGGGATGAACAGCAGGTAGAAGATCATCCCCTGAACGACGATCGGGACGGCCCACGGGAGCAAGACGGCCACCCGGACGATCGACCGCCCTCGGAACGCCTTGTTGAGGATCAGCGCCTGGATCAGACCCAGGGCGGTGACCAGTACGACGGTCACGACCGTGTAGATCATCGTGACCGGAAGAATGCTCTGGAACGGCTTACTCAGGTCGAGGAACGGTCGAATCAACAGCGCGTCGCGCTGCCCGGTCAGCAGCTCGACGTAGTTCTGGAGGCCGACGAACTCCCCTCTGAACTGCGAGAAGCTGTCGGCGAACAGCGACGTCTCCAACGTGAACACTACTGGCCACGCCGCCAGTACGCCGAAGACCAGGAGCACCGGCAGTAGCACGAAGTACGCGAACCCGGTGTCGGAGAGGTTCTCGATCCAGTCGTTGAACCTCGCTCCGCCGGCCCGCAGCGGCGCCGGAACCCTGCTTGCGGAGCGCGGAGCGCGTGTCTCGTTGCTAGGCATTTTGGTCTTCGATCTCCTGGAGCTGGCTTTTCAGATCGCTCATCCCGCTCTCGGGCGTCTTGCTCTGGGAGACGACGTTGTGGACTTCCTGGGCGATGATATCCGACTGCTGGAAGTAGATCGGCGTGACGGGCCGCGGGATCGCGTTGTCCGCGGCGACGGACATCGCG from Natronoarchaeum mannanilyticum harbors:
- a CDS encoding sugar ABC transporter permease; the encoded protein is MPSNETRAPRSASRVPAPLRAGGARFNDWIENLSDTGFAYFVLLPVLLVFGVLAAWPVVFTLETSLFADSFSQFRGEFVGLQNYVELLTGQRDALLIRPFLDLSKPFQSILPVTMIYTVVTVVLVTALGLIQALILNKAFRGRSIVRVAVLLPWAVPIVVQGMIFYLLFIPDAGLGTQIFNDLGLIGTRPLNNSAPAMGVVALSAIWKRSAFVALIVLSGLQSIDQRLYDVGDVAGASRWEQFRLITLPQVMPLLLVAMLLSSIGSMRVYGQIDAISNCSTVPSLTCAVVGTFNGSLYGTASALAAITAALIGLVSMLYLVKFSRSNAGGL